A portion of the Calothrix sp. 336/3 genome contains these proteins:
- the sppA gene encoding signal peptide peptidase SppA: MNNFIKQTFASVIGSVFGLFIFFGISTTGLLMLIFAAASSGDSTPIVKNKSVIVFDLGTKITDAEPASSELLQTVLSGAEEKRMSLRSVLDNIEKATNDKRIVGIYLDASTGSTTAGFATLKEIRQALEKFRAAGKKVIAYGVDWSEKEYYLSSVADTVVVNPLGMLEVNGLSSQPMFLAGAFEKYGIGVQVIRVGKFKGAVEPYVLEKLSPENREQTQKLLNDVWGEWQKTVSKSRKITTQQLQAIADSQAFVEASQAKNNKLVDKIAYFDEVVTDLKKLTGVIDKDKTFTQISLNEYSQVSKESLGINRKSKNQIAVVYAEGEIVDGKGEDTEVGGDRFAKVFRQIRQDNDIKAVVLRINSPGGSATAAEIMQREVRLTRGVKPVVVSMGDVAASGGYWIASDSNRIFAEANTLTGSIGVFGLLFNAQKLANNNGITWDSVKTGRYADSQTVSRPKSTEELAIYQRSVNRIYSLFLNKVAQGRKLPQNKVAEIAQGRVWSGNEAKRIGLVDEIGGLDAAIAYAANQAKLGKDWQLVDYPKSSSLEERWFGKTTQDIRTATGLPKVPTSPSDPLSLEMQKLQQELAVLRKMNDPQGIYARLPFNLKIE, from the coding sequence ATGAATAATTTTATTAAACAAACTTTTGCCAGTGTTATCGGTAGTGTATTCGGACTATTCATCTTTTTTGGGATTAGCACGACGGGATTGTTGATGCTAATATTTGCTGCTGCATCGTCGGGTGATTCTACCCCCATTGTCAAAAATAAGTCAGTGATAGTATTTGACCTAGGGACAAAAATTACCGATGCGGAACCTGCATCTAGCGAATTGTTGCAAACTGTGCTTTCGGGAGCGGAAGAGAAGCGCATGAGTCTGCGCTCAGTTTTGGATAACATCGAAAAAGCCACCAATGACAAGCGAATTGTCGGTATTTACCTCGATGCTTCCACTGGTAGTACCACTGCGGGTTTTGCCACTCTCAAGGAAATTCGCCAAGCTTTAGAAAAGTTTCGCGCAGCAGGAAAGAAGGTAATTGCCTATGGTGTTGACTGGAGTGAGAAGGAATATTACCTGAGTTCTGTGGCAGATACGGTTGTGGTTAACCCCCTGGGTATGCTGGAAGTTAACGGTTTGAGTTCCCAACCGATGTTTTTAGCTGGTGCGTTTGAGAAGTATGGGATTGGGGTGCAAGTAATTCGCGTCGGTAAATTTAAAGGTGCGGTGGAACCCTACGTACTTGAAAAATTAAGTCCCGAAAACCGCGAACAAACCCAAAAGTTACTCAATGATGTCTGGGGAGAATGGCAGAAAACTGTTAGTAAGAGTCGCAAAATCACCACCCAACAATTACAGGCGATCGCCGATAGTCAAGCTTTCGTGGAAGCATCCCAGGCAAAAAATAATAAGTTAGTGGATAAAATCGCCTATTTTGACGAAGTTGTCACCGACTTAAAAAAATTAACCGGAGTTATTGATAAAGATAAAACCTTTACCCAAATTAGCCTCAACGAATACTCCCAAGTTAGCAAAGAGTCCCTAGGAATTAACCGCAAATCGAAAAATCAAATTGCTGTGGTGTATGCGGAAGGGGAGATAGTTGATGGTAAAGGTGAAGATACAGAAGTGGGTGGCGATCGCTTCGCCAAAGTCTTCCGACAAATTCGTCAAGATAATGATATCAAAGCCGTAGTTCTTCGTATCAATAGCCCTGGGGGTAGTGCCACAGCTGCGGAAATTATGCAGCGAGAAGTACGATTGACGCGGGGAGTCAAACCTGTAGTTGTTTCCATGGGAGATGTGGCTGCTTCTGGAGGCTACTGGATTGCCAGTGATTCTAACCGTATCTTTGCCGAAGCTAACACCCTCACCGGCTCCATCGGTGTCTTTGGTTTACTCTTCAATGCCCAAAAATTAGCCAATAATAACGGTATCACCTGGGACTCAGTGAAAACAGGACGTTACGCCGACTCCCAAACTGTTTCCCGTCCTAAATCTACCGAAGAGTTGGCAATCTATCAACGCAGTGTCAACCGCATCTATAGTTTATTCTTAAATAAAGTTGCCCAAGGGCGCAAATTACCTCAAAACAAGGTAGCCGAAATCGCCCAGGGACGGGTCTGGTCGGGCAATGAAGCCAAGAGAATTGGTCTAGTTGACGAAATCGGTGGTTTAGATGCGGCGATCGCCTATGCTGCAAATCAAGCCAAATTAGGTAAAGATTGGCAATTGGTTGATTATCCCAAGAGTTCTAGCCTGGAAGAACGTTGGTTTGGTAAAACTACCCAAGATATTCGCACTGCCACCGGATTACCCAAAGTCCCAACTTCTCCCTCTGACCCCCTGAGCTTAGAGATGCAAAAGCTACAGCAGGAATTAGCAGTATTACGTAAAATGAATGACCCCCAAGGAATCTATGCTAGGTTGCCCTTTAACTTAAAGATTGAGTAG
- a CDS encoding DUF1838 domain-containing protein translates to MAPQSQVFDAQHWVKTRSSLNPQESNYLIWGGSIYAFIPGEKRKLLFNMVGMSVSRCIPVKEGEWQFTSRELTYYLSPKTDEMLQKWENPWTGEIVPVMHVANNPVQGIFAGKFPAQVDGEETTFAFDIFPTYPNPLANDPKFAEYSPFPTYQAAELFKLTVPTADLLNPELLSVSQLRLSWDRFGQWLPWMKMGDRPGYMIYSGYGSKVNSFEELPQLLQEQLNHNVPLYKDAPETFLDVEDMTSWLYFQRHFDDYLAGKIFPLPVQSENVTTKSSQHRNHLQNTEQVVIGISV, encoded by the coding sequence ATGGCTCCCCAATCTCAAGTATTTGACGCTCAACATTGGGTTAAAACCCGTTCTTCCCTAAATCCTCAAGAATCTAATTATCTGATTTGGGGTGGAAGTATTTATGCTTTTATTCCTGGAGAAAAAAGAAAACTCCTATTCAATATGGTGGGTATGAGTGTGAGTCGCTGTATTCCCGTTAAGGAAGGAGAATGGCAATTTACTTCTAGGGAATTGACTTACTATCTGAGTCCAAAAACCGATGAGATGCTGCAAAAATGGGAAAATCCCTGGACAGGGGAAATAGTTCCTGTGATGCACGTTGCCAATAATCCCGTACAAGGTATATTTGCGGGTAAATTCCCTGCACAGGTAGATGGAGAAGAGACAACTTTTGCCTTTGATATCTTTCCCACTTACCCCAACCCCCTAGCAAACGATCCCAAATTTGCGGAATATAGTCCCTTTCCCACCTATCAAGCAGCAGAGTTGTTTAAACTTACCGTTCCCACCGCAGATTTATTAAATCCAGAACTGTTATCAGTTTCCCAATTGAGACTCAGCTGGGATAGATTTGGTCAATGGTTACCTTGGATGAAAATGGGTGATCGCCCTGGCTATATGATTTACAGTGGTTATGGTAGCAAAGTCAACTCCTTCGAGGAATTACCCCAACTACTGCAAGAACAGCTAAATCACAATGTTCCCCTATATAAGGATGCACCTGAGACTTTTCTCGATGTGGAAGATATGACTTCCTGGCTTTACTTTCAACGTCATTTTGATGATTATCTGGCAGGTAAAATCTTTCCTCTCCCAGTTCAGTCTGAAAATGTGACTACAAAATCCAGTCAACATAGAAATCATCTGCAAAATACAGAGCAAGTCGTCATTGGTATTTCTGTCTAA
- the pruA gene encoding L-glutamate gamma-semialdehyde dehydrogenase, with protein sequence MVLEVSKSTYEAKTQEIARQLLTATQESKNFFAALRDQMRWDDKLLDWAMSNPGLRVQLFRFIDTLPALRSKAEIAAHLQEYLGDASVELPDVLKNMLNFANPDSVPGQVAATTVSTATETLAHKYISGENIKQVLKTIERLRKEKMAFTVDLLGEAVITEQEAESYLQRYLDLMQELAEAAKNWSKVPQIDEADGVSLPRVQVSVKLTAFYSQFDPLDAVGSEAKVSDRICTLLRRAQELGVAVHFDMEQYAYKDITFKILQKLLMLEEFRSRTDIGMTIQAYLRDSEADARNLIEWAKLRGYPVTIRLVKGAYWDQETIKAAQKHWQQPVYNDKVATDANFEAIAQLLLENHQYIYAAIGSHNVRSQGRAIAIAESLNVPRRSFEMQVLYGMGDKLAKALVDRGYRVRVYCPYGDLLPGMAYLIRRLLENTANSSFLRQNLENKPVEELLAPPSFPPSSPLPPSPDFQGVPDTDYAEAEARKKSEAGFKSVREQLGKTYLPLINGEYVQTDNLVDSVNPSQYSQVVGKIGLASVEQAEKAMQAAKAAFPGWRKTPVAERTRIIRRAGELMESRRAELAAWIVLEVGKPVREADAEVSEAIDFCYYYAAEMERLEAGVNYDVPGENNRYIYQPRGVVVVISPWNFPLAIACGMTVAGLVTGNSTLLKPAETSSVITAKLTEILIAAGIPRGVFQYIPGKGSQVGAYLVNHPDTHVIAFTGSQEVGCRIYADAAVLKPGQKHMKRVIAEMGGKNAIIVDESADLDQAVAGSVQSAFGYSGQKCSACSRIIVLQSVYDTFVQRFVEATKSLNIGAAELPGTQVGPVIDATAQTRIQEYIAQGKTEAKLALEMSAPQGGYFIPPTIFVDVPGDCAIAQQEIFGPVVAVIPVPDFATAMQVANSTNYALTGGLYSRTPSHIQQAQDDFEVGNLYINRTITGAIVSRQPFGGFKLSGVGSKAGGPDYLLQFLEPRTITENVQRQGFAPIEGAE encoded by the coding sequence ATGGTATTGGAAGTGTCTAAAAGTACATACGAGGCGAAAACTCAAGAAATTGCACGGCAATTATTGACGGCAACCCAAGAAAGTAAAAATTTCTTCGCCGCACTCCGTGATCAGATGCGTTGGGATGACAAGTTACTCGACTGGGCAATGAGTAATCCGGGATTACGGGTGCAGTTGTTCCGATTTATTGATACCTTGCCGGCACTCCGCAGTAAGGCAGAAATTGCTGCCCACCTCCAAGAATATCTTGGTGATGCATCGGTAGAATTACCAGATGTTTTAAAAAATATGTTAAATTTTGCCAATCCTGACTCTGTACCGGGGCAGGTGGCAGCAACAACGGTGTCTACAGCCACGGAAACCCTCGCCCATAAATATATTTCCGGGGAAAATATTAAGCAGGTTTTGAAGACAATTGAGCGTCTGCGCAAGGAAAAAATGGCGTTCACCGTTGACTTGCTAGGTGAGGCAGTAATTACCGAGCAAGAGGCAGAGTCTTACTTGCAACGTTACCTGGATTTAATGCAGGAGTTGGCGGAAGCAGCGAAAAATTGGAGCAAAGTGCCGCAAATTGATGAGGCGGATGGGGTAAGCTTGCCGAGGGTACAAGTTTCGGTGAAATTAACCGCTTTTTATTCCCAATTTGACCCCTTGGATGCGGTGGGGAGTGAGGCAAAGGTGAGCGATCGCATCTGTACTTTACTCCGTCGGGCGCAGGAATTGGGTGTGGCTGTCCATTTTGATATGGAACAGTATGCATATAAAGATATTACCTTTAAGATTTTGCAAAAACTCTTAATGTTAGAGGAGTTTCGCAGCCGTACCGATATTGGGATGACAATCCAAGCATATCTGCGCGATAGTGAAGCGGATGCTCGTAATTTGATTGAGTGGGCAAAGTTGCGGGGTTATCCAGTGACAATTCGCTTAGTCAAGGGTGCCTACTGGGATCAGGAAACCATCAAAGCCGCCCAAAAGCATTGGCAGCAACCAGTATATAACGACAAGGTGGCAACGGACGCAAATTTTGAGGCGATCGCCCAGTTATTACTGGAAAATCATCAATATATTTATGCGGCAATTGGTAGCCATAATGTGCGTTCCCAAGGGAGAGCGATCGCCATTGCTGAAAGTCTGAATGTACCCCGGCGCAGTTTTGAGATGCAGGTACTCTATGGGATGGGAGATAAACTCGCCAAGGCGTTAGTTGACAGGGGTTATAGAGTCCGGGTTTACTGTCCCTATGGGGATTTATTGCCAGGAATGGCGTATTTAATTCGCCGCTTGTTGGAAAATACCGCAAATAGCTCCTTTCTGCGGCAAAATTTAGAAAATAAGCCCGTGGAAGAACTCCTCGCACCTCCCAGTTTTCCCCCCTCTTCCCCTCTTCCCCCCTCCCCCGACTTCCAGGGTGTACCCGATACAGACTATGCAGAAGCAGAAGCCAGGAAAAAGTCAGAAGCTGGATTTAAGTCGGTGCGCGAACAACTAGGTAAAACCTATTTACCCCTAATTAACGGGGAGTACGTACAGACAGACAATCTTGTTGACTCCGTGAACCCCTCCCAATACAGCCAGGTGGTAGGGAAAATCGGCTTGGCAAGTGTTGAGCAAGCAGAGAAAGCAATGCAAGCAGCGAAGGCAGCTTTCCCCGGTTGGCGGAAAACCCCAGTAGCCGAAAGAACTCGGATTATCCGTAGGGCTGGGGAGTTGATGGAGTCACGCAGAGCAGAGCTTGCCGCTTGGATTGTTTTAGAAGTGGGAAAACCTGTGCGGGAAGCCGATGCCGAGGTTTCTGAAGCCATCGATTTTTGTTACTACTACGCGGCGGAAATGGAGCGCCTGGAAGCAGGTGTTAATTATGACGTACCTGGGGAAAATAACCGCTACATCTATCAACCACGGGGTGTGGTGGTGGTGATTTCTCCCTGGAATTTCCCCTTGGCGATCGCCTGTGGAATGACAGTAGCAGGTTTGGTGACAGGTAACTCTACCCTGTTGAAACCCGCAGAAACCTCTTCTGTAATTACAGCCAAATTGACGGAAATTCTCATCGCAGCCGGAATTCCCCGTGGAGTCTTCCAATATATTCCTGGTAAAGGTTCCCAGGTGGGCGCATACCTGGTAAATCACCCGGATACCCATGTGATTGCCTTTACTGGTTCCCAGGAAGTTGGTTGCCGAATCTATGCCGATGCGGCGGTATTAAAACCGGGACAAAAGCATATGAAACGGGTAATTGCCGAGATGGGAGGGAAAAATGCCATCATCGTCGATGAGAGTGCCGATTTAGACCAGGCGGTGGCTGGCAGTGTACAGTCAGCATTCGGCTACAGTGGACAAAAATGCTCGGCTTGCTCCCGCATTATCGTCTTGCAGTCGGTATACGATACCTTTGTACAGCGCTTTGTCGAAGCCACAAAATCCTTGAATATTGGGGCAGCAGAATTACCCGGAACCCAGGTAGGACCTGTAATTGATGCTACCGCCCAAACCCGGATTCAGGAATATATCGCCCAGGGAAAAACCGAGGCAAAACTCGCCCTAGAAATGTCCGCACCCCAGGGAGGTTATTTCATCCCACCAACCATCTTTGTCGATGTTCCTGGTGATTGCGCGATCGCCCAACAGGAAATTTTTGGTCCCGTAGTCGCAGTTATTCCCGTACCCGACTTTGCCACCGCAATGCAAGTCGCAAATAGTACCAACTATGCTTTAACTGGAGGATTATATTCCCGCACCCCTTCCCACATCCAACAAGCACAGGATGACTTCGAGGTAGGGAATTTATACATTAACCGCACAATTACGGGGGCGATCGTTTCCCGGCAACCTTTCGGTGGTTTCAAATTGTCGGGTGTAGGTTCTAAAGCCGGTGGTCCCGATTATCTGCTACAGTTCCTAGAACCCCGTACCATTACCGAAAATGTCCAACGTCAGGGTTTTGCACCCATAGAAGGAGCAGAATAG
- a CDS encoding PAS domain S-box protein, producing MNSKIPPFSEKQFQQLIENLPLGLAVLNSDGKCCYLNQKGQEIMGLKKSTQAYLNNFCAELEIYIAGTEQIYPLEKLPPKIALQGKVVNVEDLEVRHQGKIITLEMKSIPILNEQGEVAYAVSVFQDITNRKQGEIALQESETKYRKLVEQIPGAIYRYVLYSDGSDRFTYLSPRCQDICELDQDVILNDISALWAIINVQDAYTLRKTILRSMVRLEPWQMEFRITTPSGKRKWLQGLSTPEKQPDGSVAWDGLLIDITEQQIALQERKQIQAEREKVETDLRTIFNNVYDAIFIHDLNGKILDVNERVLTMYGLSSREEALQFTLADYSAPENQLSLLPLMWSRVQEGEPIRIDWKAKRPLDGTVFDVEVGLSRIYLYEQPVILANVRDISDRRFVEVALQASETRLKTVLENTGALISSFYLYDDKTWKYDYISPRSQAILGFTPQEFRADIDLWTSRIHPEDLAEVRTIFSKCISENTSIIKYRFLHKDGVYRWLLQSLISRRDQQKNCLIITAVTTDITELRRTEEALQQSDAYLRTVVNNLPLILWAVDQDGIFTLSEGTGLERLGLKPGEVVGFSVFDLYSNIPEIVTGFRHSLATGESYNVTKTISGCTWEGLGNAFYDDHGNILGLIGVSLDITERQLAETALNQQQERFHRLAENVPGMIYRYVFHVDGTEEFTYLSARCREIYEVEPEEMIKDAQILWKMVHQDDISSIEDTILASLLNLQPINIEHRIITASGQVKWIQIVAQAERQANGDTVWDGLALDVTERKHSEQIIADYNRTLEERVKERTIALELEVQERKRAEENAKAAETALRQANQELERLATLDGLTQVANRRKFDDFLSQEWLRMMREQKYLSLILCDVDYFKRYNDLYGHQAGDVCLKKVAQLLGEQIKRATDLVARYGGEEFAIILPNTTVEGAVAVARSLQAAVHEMKIPHADSEVREFVTFSLGVSSLIPSHALSPDILVKSADEALYEAKKQGRDRVAIKQID from the coding sequence ATGAATAGTAAAATACCACCCTTTTCAGAAAAACAATTTCAGCAATTAATTGAAAATTTACCCCTCGGACTTGCTGTACTGAATTCTGATGGCAAATGCTGTTATCTGAATCAAAAAGGGCAAGAAATAATGGGTTTGAAAAAATCTACTCAAGCATATTTAAATAATTTTTGTGCCGAGTTAGAGATATATATCGCTGGAACTGAGCAAATTTATCCCCTTGAAAAATTACCTCCAAAGATTGCATTACAAGGAAAAGTTGTCAATGTTGAAGACTTAGAAGTTCGTCATCAGGGAAAGATAATCACCCTAGAAATGAAATCCATTCCCATATTGAATGAGCAGGGTGAGGTAGCTTATGCTGTTTCAGTTTTTCAAGATATCACCAACCGGAAACAAGGGGAGATTGCCCTGCAAGAAAGTGAAACAAAATACCGCAAGCTAGTAGAACAGATTCCAGGAGCAATTTATCGCTATGTTCTCTATAGTGATGGTAGTGATAGATTCACTTATCTGAGTCCTAGATGTCAAGATATTTGTGAATTAGACCAAGATGTGATATTGAATGATATCTCGGCATTATGGGCAATTATTAATGTCCAAGATGCCTATACCCTACGGAAAACTATCCTACGCTCTATGGTTAGGTTGGAGCCTTGGCAGATGGAGTTTCGGATTACCACACCATCGGGTAAACGTAAATGGTTACAAGGGTTATCTACTCCAGAAAAACAACCTGACGGTAGTGTTGCTTGGGATGGGTTGTTGATTGATATTACTGAACAACAAATTGCACTTCAGGAACGCAAACAAATTCAAGCGGAACGAGAAAAAGTTGAAACAGATTTAAGGACTATTTTTAATAATGTTTATGATGCCATATTTATCCATGACCTGAACGGTAAAATTTTAGATGTCAATGAGCGAGTCTTGACAATGTATGGTTTGAGTAGTCGAGAGGAAGCCTTACAATTTACCTTAGCAGACTATTCCGCACCAGAAAATCAACTTTCATTATTGCCTTTGATGTGGTCAAGGGTACAAGAAGGTGAACCAATACGTATCGACTGGAAAGCTAAACGTCCTTTGGATGGTACAGTTTTTGATGTGGAGGTGGGATTAAGTCGAATTTATCTCTACGAGCAACCTGTGATTTTGGCGAATGTGCGCGATATTAGCGATCGCCGTTTTGTCGAAGTTGCTCTACAAGCATCGGAAACTCGCTTGAAAACTGTATTAGAAAATACAGGTGCTTTGATTTCTAGTTTTTATCTCTATGATGACAAAACCTGGAAATATGATTATATCTCACCCCGTTCCCAAGCCATCCTCGGCTTTACTCCTCAGGAGTTTCGTGCTGACATAGATTTATGGACTTCTCGCATACATCCAGAAGATTTAGCAGAAGTTAGAACTATTTTCAGTAAATGCATCAGTGAAAACACTTCAATTATTAAATATCGTTTTTTACATAAAGATGGTGTCTATCGCTGGCTATTACAAAGCTTAATTTCTCGGCGTGACCAGCAAAAAAACTGTTTGATTATTACAGCAGTCACCACAGATATTACAGAACTGAGGCGTACAGAAGAAGCATTACAACAGAGTGATGCGTATTTACGTACTGTTGTCAACAATTTACCATTAATTTTATGGGCAGTGGATCAGGATGGTATTTTCACTTTATCGGAAGGTACAGGATTAGAGAGATTGGGATTAAAACCCGGGGAAGTGGTAGGGTTTTCGGTCTTTGACCTATATAGTAATATACCAGAAATAGTTACAGGTTTTCGTCACAGTCTAGCTACAGGTGAATCCTATAATGTCACTAAAACAATTAGTGGTTGTACTTGGGAAGGATTGGGTAACGCCTTTTACGACGACCATGGTAATATCCTGGGACTGATTGGTGTTTCCTTAGACATTACAGAGCGTCAGTTGGCAGAGACTGCTCTCAATCAACAGCAAGAAAGATTTCATCGACTAGCTGAAAATGTTCCAGGGATGATTTATCGCTACGTCTTTCATGTTGATGGAACAGAGGAGTTTACTTATCTGAGTGCGCGGTGTCGAGAAATCTATGAAGTAGAACCAGAGGAGATGATTAAAGATGCTCAAATTCTGTGGAAAATGGTTCACCAGGATGATATTTCTTCCATTGAAGATACGATTTTGGCATCACTATTAAATCTGCAACCGATTAATATTGAACATCGAATTATCACAGCTTCTGGTCAGGTAAAATGGATTCAAATTGTTGCTCAAGCAGAACGGCAAGCTAATGGTGATACTGTTTGGGATGGTTTAGCCCTAGATGTTACCGAACGCAAACATAGTGAACAAATTATTGCAGATTATAACCGTACCTTAGAAGAGCGGGTGAAAGAAAGGACGATCGCCCTAGAATTAGAGGTTCAAGAGCGTAAACGAGCAGAAGAAAACGCCAAAGCTGCGGAAACTGCTCTGCGACAAGCGAATCAGGAATTAGAACGTCTGGCAACCTTGGATGGTTTAACCCAAGTAGCTAACCGCAGAAAATTTGATGACTTTCTTTCCCAGGAATGGTTAAGAATGATGCGGGAGCAGAAATATTTGTCTTTGATACTGTGCGATGTGGATTATTTCAAACGTTATAACGATTTGTACGGACATCAAGCAGGTGATGTTTGCTTGAAAAAAGTGGCTCAATTATTAGGGGAACAAATTAAACGGGCTACAGATTTAGTTGCTCGCTATGGTGGGGAAGAATTTGCGATTATTCTGCCGAATACCACTGTTGAAGGAGCGGTGGCAGTTGCGCGATCGCTACAAGCTGCGGTACACGAAATGAAAATCCCCCATGCTGACTCGGAAGTTCGGGAATTTGTCACTTTCAGCTTGGGTGTATCAAGTTTAATTCCTAGTCACGCCCTATCCCCAGATATTTTGGTGAAATCTGCGGATGAAGCGCTCTACGAAGCCAAAAAACAAGGGCGCGATCGCGTAGCTATTAAGCAGATAGATTGA
- a CDS encoding murein hydrolase activator EnvC, with the protein MRTLIVEKKQIFRWLQLAFCCLVSLCLILTVNLSQTIAQVGTSLKTLKQQQQQIETQRQGVMQERDRLTNLQQAAQERLQGLEKNLQTTDNHIQDSEQRLQRATQDLEKLQGNLAQAEASYQAHQQATIARLRFLQRSSVSQGWAVLLQSQSISDFLSRRHSLKLIYQADQEILTKLTTQAKRIQAQKSAVAQQKNEIALIRQQLLSQKADFQAQASSQQELIQRLNSDRLALEAAQNQLDRESQAITTLIQQKVTAEQARNKTNSRTNILIRGTGMFAYPSDAPTSSPFGWRVHPILGYRRMHTGMDFAASHGSTIRAAGSGTVIFAGWHGGYGKTVIISHGDNLSTLYGHSSEIYVSEGQSVQKGQPVAAVGSTGLSTGPHLHFEVRLHGTPVNPADYL; encoded by the coding sequence ATGAGAACGCTGATTGTTGAAAAAAAGCAAATCTTTCGTTGGTTACAACTGGCGTTCTGTTGTCTAGTATCTCTCTGCTTGATATTAACTGTAAACTTATCTCAAACAATCGCGCAAGTAGGAACTTCTCTCAAGACTCTCAAACAGCAACAGCAACAGATTGAGACGCAACGTCAAGGAGTAATGCAAGAGCGCGATCGCCTGACAAATTTACAACAAGCAGCTCAAGAGCGTCTGCAAGGCTTAGAAAAGAATCTCCAGACTACGGATAATCATATTCAAGATAGTGAACAGCGTCTGCAACGAGCAACACAAGATTTAGAGAAACTTCAAGGAAATTTAGCCCAAGCAGAAGCTAGCTATCAAGCACACCAACAAGCAACGATCGCCCGCTTACGCTTTTTACAACGTTCTTCTGTGAGTCAGGGTTGGGCAGTTTTATTACAAAGTCAGAGTATTAGTGACTTCCTCAGTCGTCGCCATTCTCTAAAATTAATTTACCAGGCTGACCAAGAAATTCTCACAAAACTTACCACCCAAGCCAAGCGCATTCAAGCCCAAAAAAGTGCAGTTGCTCAACAAAAGAACGAAATTGCCTTAATTAGACAGCAATTACTCTCCCAGAAAGCCGATTTTCAAGCTCAAGCAAGTTCCCAGCAAGAGTTAATTCAGCGATTAAATAGCGATCGCCTTGCCTTGGAAGCAGCACAAAACCAGCTAGATAGGGAATCCCAAGCAATCACAACCCTGATTCAACAAAAAGTTACCGCAGAGCAGGCGAGAAACAAAACCAATAGCCGTACCAACATTCTTATCCGTGGTACTGGGATGTTTGCATACCCCAGTGATGCCCCCACTAGTAGCCCTTTTGGCTGGCGAGTACACCCCATCCTCGGTTATCGCCGGATGCATACTGGTATGGATTTTGCGGCTAGCCATGGCAGTACAATTCGTGCGGCAGGCTCAGGTACAGTCATTTTTGCTGGCTGGCACGGGGGTTATGGCAAAACAGTAATTATCAGTCATGGAGATAATTTAAGTACTTTGTATGGGCATAGTAGTGAAATATACGTTAGCGAAGGACAAAGCGTACAAAAGGGACAACCTGTAGCTGCGGTGGGTTCTACTGGCTTATCCACTGGTCCCCATCTCCACTTTGAAGTTCGTCTCCATGGCACACCAGTTAATCCCGCCGATTATTTATAG